The Pseudodesulfovibrio sp. zrk46 genome contains a region encoding:
- a CDS encoding DUF370 domain-containing protein, with protein sequence MQKQGLLNVGFGNFVVMSRVVSIALPSSAPMRRLREDARQEGRLIDATQGRKTRAIIVTDSNHVILSAIQAETIGQRFSAEEGE encoded by the coding sequence ATGCAGAAACAGGGGTTGCTCAACGTCGGTTTCGGTAATTTCGTGGTTATGAGCAGGGTGGTTTCCATCGCCCTGCCTTCCAGTGCGCCCATGCGCCGCCTGAGGGAAGATGCTCGTCAGGAGGGTCGTCTCATCGACGCTACTCAGGGCCGCAAGACCCGCGCGATTATCGTCACCGACTCAAATCATGTTATATTGTCCGCCATCCAGGCCGAAACCATTGGCCAGCGATTCAGCGCGGAAGAGGGGGAATAA
- a CDS encoding DUF456 domain-containing protein, whose protein sequence is MVYLWAVLLILGLAFSQVLQLFSMPANWVALALIALWKYIYPESMTWNYVIILAVVAGIAEVLEFFLQARYAGKYGASTRGNIGGIIGAIAGAIFGAPFFLGLGALFGALGGAYFGCLIAEMPGRSRDEAMLAAKGAFVGKALGFTVKTAIGACIVVMSIPRVWP, encoded by the coding sequence TTGGTTTATCTCTGGGCGGTATTGCTCATTCTTGGTCTCGCCTTTTCTCAGGTGCTCCAGCTTTTCTCCATGCCCGCCAACTGGGTCGCGCTCGCGCTCATCGCTCTCTGGAAGTACATCTATCCCGAATCAATGACGTGGAATTACGTCATCATCCTCGCGGTAGTGGCTGGCATTGCAGAAGTGCTCGAATTCTTTCTTCAGGCCCGATACGCAGGTAAATACGGCGCATCCACGCGTGGCAACATCGGCGGCATCATAGGCGCCATTGCCGGAGCCATTTTTGGCGCGCCCTTTTTCCTAGGCTTGGGGGCGCTCTTCGGCGCCTTGGGTGGTGCCTATTTCGGTTGTCTCATTGCAGAGATGCCCGGCAGGTCTCGTGACGAAGCCATGCTCGCCGCCAAGGGAGCCTTTGTTGGCAAAGCCTTGGGCTTCACGGTGAAGACGGCCATTGGTGCCTGCATCGTCGTCATGTCGATTCCCAGAGTTTGGCCTTAA
- the rplI gene encoding 50S ribosomal protein L9 → MKLILRADVDSLGRLGDIVTVKPGFGRNYLIPQGMAKPATKANLKAFELERRKLQEQADSLRTQAEGMAEKIASTPVEIEVRVGDGDKLYGSVTTANIGDAMEAAGIEIDRRKILLAEPIRSLGEFEIEIKLHPDVRGVLNLTVARHGGPIEELPEETATEPAEATEEVVATDAESEDAATAEA, encoded by the coding sequence ATGAAACTTATCCTTCGCGCAGATGTCGACTCTCTGGGTCGTCTCGGTGACATCGTTACTGTCAAGCCTGGTTTCGGCCGCAACTACCTGATTCCTCAGGGCATGGCCAAGCCGGCTACCAAAGCTAACCTGAAGGCTTTCGAGCTGGAACGCCGCAAGCTGCAGGAACAGGCTGATTCCCTTCGCACTCAGGCTGAGGGCATGGCTGAAAAGATCGCTTCCACTCCGGTTGAGATCGAAGTCCGCGTTGGCGATGGCGACAAGCTGTACGGCTCTGTCACCACTGCTAACATCGGCGACGCCATGGAAGCTGCCGGCATCGAAATCGATCGCCGCAAGATCCTGCTGGCCGAGCCCATCCGTTCTCTGGGCGAGTTCGAGATCGAGATCAAGCTGCACCCGGACGTTCGTGGTGTGCTGAACCTCACCGTCGCCCGTCACGGCGGCCCGATCGAAGAACTGCCTGAAGAAACCGCAACCGAGCCTGCAGAGGCGACTGAGGAAGTCGTAGCCACCGATGCCGAATCCGAAGACGCCGCAACCGCAGAGGCCTAA
- the rpsR gene encoding 30S ribosomal protein S18, giving the protein MAFRKKFTPRKKFCRFCADKELPMDYKRPDILRDFVTERGKIIARRITGTCAKHQRRLTNEIKRARQMALLFYTTVHSTDVKKRSNI; this is encoded by the coding sequence ATGGCATTCCGCAAAAAGTTCACCCCTCGGAAGAAGTTCTGCCGCTTCTGCGCAGATAAAGAGCTTCCCATGGATTATAAGCGCCCCGATATCCTTCGTGATTTCGTGACCGAGCGTGGCAAGATCATTGCCCGCCGCATCACCGGCACCTGTGCTAAGCACCAGCGTCGCCTGACCAACGAAATCAAGCGCGCTCGTCAGATGGCACTGCTGTTCTACACCACTGTTCACAGCACTGATGTGAAAAAGCGTAGCAACATCTAA
- a CDS encoding patatin-like phospholipase family protein, whose translation MTKKTVSLVLGSGGARGLAHIGVIHWLEEHGYEIASISGCSMGALVGGIYAIGKLEEFERWVRAVTKSDMIKLLDLSLGADGIFKGDRIIDTLRDMVGDSRIEDLPIAYTAVAANISRAKEVWFDEGPMFDAIRASISMPVFFNSFKYNGQNLVDGGILNPVPIAPTFSDHTDVTIAVNLTGKPMKNPEAVFEAEPLQEVSPLSGVVSEFINKIRSTIQPESMTVGTFDIVAQSFETMQGTIARQKIAAYPPDHVLEVPKNLCTILEFDKASPLIRYGYELAEKCLSGAIE comes from the coding sequence ATGACCAAGAAGACAGTCTCTCTCGTTCTCGGTAGTGGCGGCGCCCGAGGGCTGGCCCATATCGGCGTTATCCACTGGCTGGAGGAACACGGCTATGAGATCGCCTCCATTTCAGGTTGTTCCATGGGCGCACTGGTCGGAGGTATCTACGCCATCGGCAAACTTGAGGAGTTTGAGCGGTGGGTACGGGCTGTGACCAAGTCGGACATGATCAAGCTGCTGGACTTATCTCTCGGCGCAGATGGTATTTTCAAAGGTGACAGAATCATCGATACGCTGCGGGATATGGTGGGCGATAGTCGTATTGAAGATTTGCCCATCGCCTATACGGCTGTGGCAGCCAATATCTCCCGCGCCAAGGAAGTGTGGTTCGATGAAGGGCCAATGTTTGATGCCATCAGAGCATCCATTTCCATGCCGGTCTTCTTTAACTCGTTCAAATACAACGGTCAGAACCTCGTGGATGGTGGCATTCTCAATCCGGTACCCATTGCGCCTACATTCAGCGATCATACTGATGTGACCATTGCCGTAAACCTGACTGGCAAACCCATGAAGAATCCTGAGGCAGTGTTTGAGGCTGAGCCGTTGCAGGAAGTGTCGCCTCTTTCCGGCGTGGTCTCCGAGTTTATCAATAAGATTCGCAGCACCATTCAGCCCGAATCCATGACCGTCGGTACTTTTGATATCGTAGCTCAGTCCTTTGAGACCATGCAGGGAACTATCGCGCGGCAGAAAATTGCGGCGTACCCTCCAGACCATGTCTTGGAAGTGCCCAAGAACCTGTGCACCATCCTCGAGTTCGACAAAGCTTCACCACTCATCAGGTACGGCTATGAACTGGCCGAAAAATGTCTCAGCGGAGCTATTGAGTAG
- the gmk gene encoding guanylate kinase → MSDTVSRLGQVLVVCAPSGTGKSTLISKLREEFPNFGFSVSYTTRAPRGDEQNGREYNFVSRETFVAMRSQGEFCEWAEVHGNLYGTATAPVNKMLDEGKDVLFDIDVQGAKQLKKTFYKGNFIFLLPPSREELTRRLVGRGTDSEESIAKRLANAQGEIAQADFFDYWIVNEDLEQAYQEFRAVFMAGALKPELRTDVEATILKEWED, encoded by the coding sequence ATGTCTGACACCGTGTCCCGTCTAGGGCAGGTACTCGTGGTGTGCGCTCCCAGCGGCACCGGCAAAAGCACACTGATCAGCAAGCTGAGGGAAGAGTTCCCCAATTTCGGTTTTTCCGTATCCTACACCACTCGTGCTCCTCGCGGTGACGAGCAGAATGGTCGTGAATACAACTTCGTCTCGCGTGAGACCTTCGTAGCCATGCGCAGCCAAGGTGAGTTCTGCGAATGGGCCGAGGTCCACGGCAATCTTTACGGCACGGCCACTGCGCCGGTGAACAAGATGCTGGACGAAGGTAAGGACGTTCTCTTCGACATTGACGTACAGGGCGCCAAGCAGCTTAAGAAGACCTTCTACAAGGGAAATTTCATCTTCCTGCTGCCGCCGTCCCGTGAAGAATTGACCCGTCGTCTGGTGGGCCGCGGGACCGACTCCGAAGAATCCATTGCCAAACGTCTGGCCAATGCCCAGGGTGAGATCGCCCAGGCTGATTTCTTTGATTACTGGATCGTCAACGAGGATCTGGAACAGGCATATCAGGAGTTCCGCGCCGTATTTATGGCAGGTGCCCTGAAGCCGGAACTGCGTACTGACGTGGAAGCAACCATCCTCAAGGAGTGGGAAGACTAA
- the pyrF gene encoding orotidine-5'-phosphate decarboxylase, with the protein MAELVVALDFKDAKSALSMAESLKGTATWMKVGLELFTAEGPTVVKGLKEMGFKVFLDLKFFDIPNTVQGAIRSAARLGVDMVNIHALGGERMAKAAMAGCAEGVEPGEEPPLVLAVTMLTSMAAGDLPVDGAPEPSEMALDLAVKAKQYGLNGVVCSGLEAERIKAACGSDFIALTPGIRPADSAGDDQRRVVTPAQAVRNGSGFLVVGRPITGASSPAEAARAILAEMDSA; encoded by the coding sequence ATGGCCGAACTGGTTGTTGCACTCGATTTCAAGGACGCCAAGTCTGCACTCTCCATGGCCGAGTCCCTCAAGGGTACAGCTACGTGGATGAAGGTGGGACTGGAGCTGTTTACCGCCGAAGGCCCTACTGTTGTCAAAGGGCTCAAGGAGATGGGGTTCAAGGTCTTCTTGGACCTGAAATTCTTTGATATTCCCAACACCGTGCAGGGAGCTATCCGCTCTGCCGCGCGCCTTGGTGTGGACATGGTAAACATCCACGCGCTGGGTGGTGAACGCATGGCAAAGGCTGCCATGGCCGGGTGCGCCGAAGGCGTGGAACCGGGAGAGGAACCGCCTCTGGTTTTGGCCGTAACCATGCTCACCAGCATGGCCGCAGGGGACCTTCCTGTGGACGGCGCACCGGAGCCTTCTGAGATGGCCCTTGACCTTGCTGTAAAAGCCAAGCAATATGGCCTAAATGGAGTGGTTTGTTCGGGGCTCGAGGCAGAACGCATAAAAGCTGCCTGTGGTTCCGACTTCATCGCCCTGACTCCCGGCATCCGTCCTGCGGACAGTGCTGGCGATGATCAGCGAAGGGTGGTCACTCCGGCGCAGGCTGTCAGGAATGGTTCAGGTTTCCTGGTGGTTGGCAGACCCATTACCGGTGCATCTTCTCCGGCAGAGGCTGCCCGTGCCATACTTGCGGAGATGGATTCAGCATAG
- a CDS encoding HDOD domain-containing protein, with product MNREKTQDFLNELPRMREDLPFSPAVLKELFVQTGVNSMSSLEQVGDTLTHDQGLATRILSLANSAYYGLQADVKSVQRAAAVLGMAEIRNIVLALGVNGLTKNYDMPEDFDLTEYWRHQFLVAMIAKELSRMREVGKPDNMFTVGLLHDIGKLITAMRRPDDWVAIQELAESDNLTPAEAEDEYWGLDHAIVGALVLKSWDLPADLVEPVNWHHAPDLSPEHSNEATIVCLADTAAIAVENPEGPFVARVEIMCEEMEMDAEEVLETAEELLESEDVEQFIRHLS from the coding sequence ATGAACAGGGAAAAGACACAGGATTTCCTCAACGAGCTACCCCGCATGCGGGAAGACCTCCCTTTTTCTCCGGCAGTGCTCAAGGAGCTATTTGTTCAGACCGGAGTCAATTCCATGTCGTCGCTCGAACAAGTGGGCGATACACTGACACACGATCAAGGGCTTGCGACTCGTATTCTGAGTCTTGCCAATTCCGCCTATTATGGCCTGCAGGCTGATGTAAAATCCGTACAGCGAGCCGCTGCCGTTCTCGGTATGGCGGAGATTCGCAATATCGTGCTTGCGCTGGGTGTGAATGGCCTGACCAAGAATTACGACATGCCCGAAGATTTTGATCTGACAGAATACTGGCGTCATCAGTTTCTGGTGGCCATGATTGCCAAGGAGCTTTCCCGTATGCGGGAAGTTGGCAAGCCGGACAATATGTTCACTGTTGGATTGCTTCATGACATCGGCAAGCTCATCACAGCCATGCGCCGTCCCGACGATTGGGTTGCCATTCAGGAACTGGCAGAAAGTGACAACTTGACCCCCGCCGAAGCTGAGGACGAGTACTGGGGACTGGACCACGCCATTGTTGGTGCGCTGGTGCTCAAGTCCTGGGATTTGCCCGCCGATCTGGTGGAGCCCGTCAATTGGCACCACGCTCCGGACCTTTCTCCGGAACACTCCAACGAGGCGACCATCGTCTGTCTCGCGGATACTGCTGCCATTGCCGTGGAGAATCCGGAAGGACCCTTTGTTGCGCGTGTGGAAATCATGTGCGAAGAAATGGAAATGGACGCTGAAGAAGTTCTGGAAACTGCCGAGGAATTGTTGGAATCCGAAGACGTCGAGCAGTTCATCCGGCATCTTTCATAA
- a CDS encoding tetratricopeptide repeat protein, whose translation MAEQEAKQAEGHEIVRDGAEKIKGIFSTQSVAKVGTGTTQRRTIQKTYWSGEELDDGRIEVQPLNRNYIPSGPKRAIDREEFLSKYSPEPEFYMSTVFPAIKQVDEAIVRGEKHRERGAAYSAEFEFKQATAVDEENVRANFGLGLTYLDRGDQVKANDIFERIVDLEAAFEKEHKHLFNDFGINMRKNRMFEQALQYYLRAEELVADDEHLFHNIARCYYEKGDVQGCKKYLKKSLQVNPNLKESKMFWAYLKSKGHVAENEDIGTNVDAETSAKPKGDAESKPNGDAKAKPEGETNGKSNDKVPDAEEKKPSGPTVLNLD comes from the coding sequence ATGGCTGAGCAGGAAGCCAAGCAGGCCGAGGGCCACGAGATCGTCAGGGACGGAGCGGAAAAGATCAAAGGTATCTTTTCCACACAATCCGTTGCCAAGGTCGGTACCGGTACCACGCAGCGCCGTACTATCCAGAAGACATACTGGAGCGGCGAAGAGCTTGATGACGGCCGTATTGAAGTTCAGCCGCTCAACCGCAATTATATTCCCTCTGGCCCCAAGCGCGCCATTGATCGCGAAGAATTCCTGTCCAAGTACAGTCCGGAACCCGAGTTCTACATGAGCACCGTCTTCCCTGCCATCAAGCAGGTGGACGAGGCTATCGTGCGCGGTGAAAAGCATCGTGAGCGCGGGGCGGCCTACAGCGCCGAGTTTGAGTTCAAACAGGCCACGGCCGTGGATGAAGAGAACGTCCGTGCCAATTTCGGGCTTGGGCTCACCTATCTGGACCGGGGAGATCAGGTCAAAGCCAACGATATCTTCGAGCGTATTGTCGACCTCGAAGCCGCCTTCGAGAAAGAGCACAAGCACCTGTTCAATGACTTCGGCATCAACATGCGAAAGAACAGGATGTTCGAGCAGGCATTGCAATATTATCTGCGCGCAGAAGAACTCGTTGCGGACGACGAACACCTTTTTCACAACATTGCCCGTTGCTACTACGAAAAGGGCGATGTACAAGGGTGTAAGAAGTATCTCAAGAAGAGCCTTCAGGTGAATCCGAACCTCAAGGAAAGCAAAATGTTCTGGGCTTATCTCAAGAGCAAGGGACATGTCGCTGAGAATGAGGATATTGGAACGAATGTAGATGCTGAAACCAGCGCCAAACCCAAGGGTGATGCTGAAAGTAAACCGAACGGTGACGCTAAAGCCAAGCCAGAGGGTGAGACCAACGGAAAGTCGAATGACAAGGTTCCGGATGCGGAAGAGAAGAAACCGTCCGGGCCAACTGTACTGAATCTGGACTGA
- the recJ gene encoding single-stranded-DNA-specific exonuclease RecJ: MPCIWKARGESKPPASASDIAEALSVSPLIVDILWNRGLTSLEEMDQFLSPGLRHLASPDEVPGLTDAAKTLADALAEGRKLAVWGDYDVDGITSSTLVIEFFAGRGIEILHHLPNRMEEGYGMNVPGVERLHAEGAGVLLTVDCGISDNEAVARARELGMTVVVSDHHLPGDDLPDAHAICNPRLGEGGPYDDVAGVGVAWLLMAGLNKLMPGNPVDMRSLLDLVALGTIADVVRLTGMNRVLVKNGLLFIKEAKRPGMAALKVVSDYERGAELGAGQIGFNLAPRINAAGRMGDPGKALKLLLSKSFDDAMPYAEELNSINMERRRQEQEIADQAFAQAESMKDQAGLVLYGEDWHPGIIGIVASRVVEKYYRPTLILCRTEDGELIKGSGRSISEFDLHESLKNISTILNGFGGHKQAAGLSILPENLDALREQFNEQVIDKLGPEPLTPTLKLDKELPFADISNTLLNELEMLQPFGMGNPEPVFASAPVTVAEHRTFGREREHVKLVLADDVTGARLPGKAWRMAEKLGREIEGRVMRFAFTPKIDRFRGVPKIDLRIRDWNF; encoded by the coding sequence TTGCCCTGCATTTGGAAAGCTCGCGGCGAGTCCAAGCCGCCAGCTTCGGCATCCGATATTGCCGAAGCACTGTCTGTGTCCCCGCTTATCGTGGATATTCTCTGGAATCGTGGACTGACCTCCCTTGAGGAGATGGATCAGTTCCTGAGCCCGGGGCTGCGTCATCTGGCCAGCCCGGATGAAGTGCCGGGTCTGACTGACGCCGCAAAGACCCTCGCGGATGCTCTGGCCGAAGGGCGTAAGCTGGCAGTTTGGGGCGACTATGATGTGGATGGCATCACTTCCTCCACCCTTGTCATTGAATTTTTTGCAGGCCGCGGCATTGAGATCCTTCACCACCTGCCCAACCGCATGGAAGAAGGGTATGGCATGAACGTACCCGGCGTGGAGCGACTCCATGCAGAGGGCGCTGGTGTCCTGCTGACCGTTGACTGCGGTATTTCCGACAACGAGGCTGTAGCCCGTGCTCGCGAGCTGGGAATGACTGTCGTGGTCTCCGACCACCATCTTCCCGGCGATGATCTGCCGGATGCTCACGCCATATGTAATCCCCGTTTGGGCGAGGGGGGGCCGTACGACGATGTAGCCGGTGTCGGTGTGGCATGGCTGCTCATGGCCGGGCTTAACAAACTGATGCCTGGCAATCCGGTGGATATGCGCTCCCTGCTCGATCTGGTGGCGCTCGGCACCATCGCTGATGTGGTCCGCCTTACGGGCATGAACCGCGTCCTCGTCAAAAACGGGCTGCTGTTCATCAAAGAGGCCAAACGTCCCGGCATGGCCGCCCTGAAGGTCGTCAGCGACTATGAACGCGGTGCAGAGCTCGGTGCCGGGCAGATTGGTTTCAACCTCGCGCCGCGCATCAATGCCGCTGGTCGTATGGGCGATCCTGGGAAGGCGCTCAAGTTGTTGCTTTCCAAGTCCTTTGACGATGCCATGCCCTATGCCGAGGAACTGAACTCCATCAACATGGAGCGCCGTCGTCAGGAACAGGAGATCGCGGATCAGGCTTTTGCGCAAGCCGAGAGCATGAAGGATCAGGCGGGGCTGGTGCTGTACGGCGAAGACTGGCATCCCGGTATCATCGGCATCGTGGCTTCCAGAGTGGTGGAGAAGTACTACCGTCCCACACTCATTCTTTGTCGAACAGAAGATGGCGAGCTCATCAAAGGATCTGGCCGCAGTATTTCCGAATTTGATTTGCATGAAAGTCTCAAGAATATCAGTACGATTTTGAACGGCTTCGGTGGCCATAAGCAGGCGGCAGGGCTTTCTATTCTTCCTGAAAATCTTGATGCGTTGCGTGAGCAGTTCAACGAGCAGGTTATTGATAAACTTGGTCCTGAGCCGCTGACTCCCACGTTGAAACTGGACAAGGAATTGCCGTTCGCGGATATCTCCAACACCTTGCTCAATGAGCTGGAAATGCTCCAGCCATTCGGCATGGGTAACCCCGAGCCGGTATTTGCTTCGGCCCCGGTTACCGTGGCTGAGCATCGCACCTTTGGTCGTGAGCGCGAACATGTGAAGCTGGTGTTGGCCGATGATGTGACCGGAGCGAGATTGCCCGGCAAGGCGTGGCGCATGGCCGAGAAGTTGGGCCGTGAAATTGAGGGGCGGGTCATGCGGTTTGCCTTCACCCCCAAGATCGATCGTTTTCGGGGCGTGCCCAAGATCGATCTGCGTATCCGGGACTGGAATTTCTAG
- the dnaB gene encoding replicative DNA helicase, whose protein sequence is MPNPKTPQPQRPNRGQFDSNSEEALGRASSDLVRKVPPQNLEAEQAVIGGVFQSSTMFHELVDMVDADDFYSPAHRTIFQSFIDLYNKQKPIDLVTVKDQLEVTGNLEVVGGPVYLFELADSVVSSANAMHHAKIVRDKSILRKLIDASSKIITNCYEAGDVDQLLGESEKEIFNIAQSQSTGNQLDSKRLLDRVFEDLTKKFEQKSSITGIATHYHDFDNMTAGLQNSDLIIMAGRPSMGKTAFALNVALRGAVRSEAPTVVFSLEMSMEQLMTRLLAVQAQVGLQNLRTGYLDDADWQKLYQAGDVLSQAPIFIDDTPALSTLELQARCRRLKAEHNLGLIIIDYLQLMRASGRVDSREQEISEISRSLKALAKELNVPVIALSQLNRKVEERTDKRPMMSDLRESGAIEQDADIIIFLYRDAAYNKAEDNPLKNHAEIIIAKQRNGPVGKCELFFKKEYTLFENMDVTPYPSELPEGM, encoded by the coding sequence ATGCCGAATCCGAAGACGCCGCAACCGCAGAGGCCTAATCGAGGCCAATTCGATTCCAATTCGGAGGAGGCCCTCGGTAGGGCCTCCTCCGATCTCGTACGTAAAGTTCCCCCCCAGAATCTGGAGGCCGAACAAGCTGTCATAGGCGGCGTGTTCCAGTCCTCCACCATGTTCCATGAACTCGTGGACATGGTTGACGCAGACGATTTCTATTCGCCTGCGCACCGCACTATTTTTCAGAGCTTCATCGACCTCTACAACAAGCAGAAGCCCATCGATCTGGTTACCGTCAAGGACCAGCTCGAAGTCACAGGCAATCTGGAAGTTGTGGGTGGACCGGTCTATCTGTTTGAACTGGCAGACTCCGTGGTCAGCTCGGCTAACGCCATGCACCACGCCAAGATCGTCCGCGACAAGTCCATCCTGCGCAAGCTCATCGACGCATCCAGCAAGATCATCACCAACTGCTACGAAGCTGGTGACGTGGATCAGTTGCTCGGCGAATCCGAGAAGGAAATCTTCAACATCGCCCAGTCTCAATCAACAGGCAACCAGCTTGATTCCAAGCGCCTGTTGGATCGCGTCTTCGAAGACCTGACCAAAAAATTCGAGCAGAAGTCATCCATCACGGGTATCGCCACCCACTACCACGACTTCGACAACATGACCGCCGGTCTCCAGAACTCGGACCTCATCATCATGGCAGGCCGTCCTTCCATGGGTAAGACCGCCTTTGCCCTGAACGTGGCTCTGCGCGGCGCAGTCCGCTCAGAGGCCCCTACGGTCGTATTTTCGCTCGAAATGAGTATGGAACAGCTCATGACCCGTCTCCTCGCCGTTCAGGCGCAGGTAGGCCTGCAGAATCTGCGTACCGGTTATCTGGACGACGCGGACTGGCAAAAGCTTTATCAGGCGGGCGATGTGCTTTCCCAGGCACCCATTTTCATTGACGACACCCCGGCGCTCTCCACTCTGGAGCTCCAGGCCCGTTGCCGCCGCCTCAAGGCAGAGCACAATCTGGGCCTGATCATCATCGACTACCTCCAGCTCATGCGTGCCAGTGGTCGTGTCGACTCCCGCGAACAGGAAATCTCCGAGATTTCCCGAAGCCTCAAAGCTCTGGCCAAGGAACTCAACGTCCCGGTCATCGCCCTGTCGCAGCTCAACCGTAAGGTTGAAGAACGTACCGACAAGCGGCCCATGATGTCCGACCTTCGTGAGTCCGGCGCCATCGAGCAGGACGCGGATATCATCATCTTCCTCTATCGCGACGCAGCCTATAACAAAGCCGAAGATAACCCGCTGAAAAATCATGCGGAAATCATCATCGCCAAACAGCGTAACGGCCCGGTAGGCAAGTGCGAACTCTTCTTCAAGAAGGAGTACACCCTGTTCGAGAACATGGATGTGACTCCGTATCCCTCGGAACTACCCGAAGGGATGTAA
- a CDS encoding phenylacetate--CoA ligase — protein sequence MTKYYDPVEAMDRAALEELQLERLKDTIVNAKKSPFYEARLSGVNPEDFKSVDDIKKLPFTTKDDLRSQYPYGMLARSLDDFVRLHASSGTTGTPTAVFYTQKDLDTWADLMARSMFCCGCRRSDVLQNMSGYGLFTGGLGIHYGSERLGMLTVPAGAGNTKRQIKLIRDFNVSVLHIIPSFALYFAQKVQEEGFDTKDMPWKIALIGAEPHTEEARRKIEEMMHIKAYNSYGLSEMNGPGVAFECVHQKGMHIWEDAYIVEIINPETGEHVAEGEIGELVMTTITREGMPIIRYRTRDLTRFVPGKCECGRTHRRIDRIAGRADDMMILKGVNIYPMQIEQCLMAMPEVGQNYLIELVTEGVSDQLKVKVEIKEDYFVEDMRALQGLQKKIAKNLCNEILITPRVELCQHDSIPKAEGKAVRVIDNRDK from the coding sequence ATGACCAAGTACTACGATCCCGTCGAGGCTATGGACCGCGCCGCGTTGGAAGAACTCCAACTCGAGCGCCTCAAGGACACCATCGTCAACGCCAAGAAATCGCCTTTTTATGAGGCACGCCTTTCCGGTGTAAACCCGGAAGATTTCAAGTCTGTCGATGACATCAAGAAGTTGCCCTTTACCACCAAGGACGACCTGCGCAGCCAGTATCCGTATGGCATGCTTGCTCGCTCCCTTGATGACTTTGTCCGCCTTCATGCCTCTTCCGGTACCACTGGTACTCCCACTGCAGTTTTCTATACCCAGAAGGACCTGGACACCTGGGCCGACCTCATGGCCCGATCCATGTTCTGCTGTGGTTGCCGCCGCTCGGACGTTCTTCAGAACATGTCCGGTTACGGCCTCTTCACTGGCGGTCTCGGAATCCACTACGGTTCCGAACGTCTCGGTATGCTCACCGTGCCCGCTGGCGCAGGTAACACCAAGCGTCAGATCAAGCTCATCCGCGACTTCAACGTCTCGGTCCTGCACATTATCCCCTCTTTCGCCCTCTACTTCGCGCAGAAGGTGCAGGAGGAAGGTTTCGACACCAAGGATATGCCCTGGAAGATCGCCCTCATCGGCGCCGAGCCTCACACTGAGGAAGCTCGCCGCAAGATCGAAGAGATGATGCACATCAAGGCATACAACTCCTACGGTCTGTCCGAGATGAACGGTCCCGGCGTCGCCTTCGAATGTGTGCACCAGAAGGGCATGCATATCTGGGAAGATGCTTACATCGTTGAGATCATCAACCCCGAAACCGGCGAGCATGTTGCCGAAGGCGAGATCGGCGAACTGGTCATGACCACCATTACCCGTGAAGGCATGCCCATCATTCGCTACCGCACCCGTGACCTGACCCGTTTCGTTCCCGGCAAGTGTGAATGTGGCCGTACTCATCGCCGCATCGACCGTATTGCAGGTCGTGCCGATGACATGATGATCCTCAAGGGCGTCAATATTTATCCCATGCAGATCGAGCAGTGCCTCATGGCCATGCCCGAAGTTGGTCAGAACTACCTCATCGAGCTCGTCACCGAAGGGGTCAGCGATCAGCTCAAGGTCAAGGTGGAGATCAAGGAAGATTACTTCGTGGAAGACATGCGCGCTCTGCAGGGTCTCCAGAAGAAGATCGCCAAAAACCTCTGCAATGAAATTCTCATCACCCCGCGCGTGGAACTCTGCCAGCATGACTCCATTCCCAAGGCCGAAGGCAAGGCTGTGCGCGTGATTGACAACCGCGACAAATAG